CGGGTCCAGCCATGCATAGTGGGGACCTTTGGTGTTGGGGGCCATCAGTGCCAGGTACCAGCCTTTCTCCCGGGCAGCGGGGACGTGGCGCAGGTCCATGCGTAGGGTGCTGTTGGCTTGCCAAGGGGTGAATTCACACCCCATAGGGTTTAATGTCCCCTCCGATCGCCCTGTTGGTGTCCCTGCGCATGCTCTGTACCCAGTGTGGGACCGTCATGGGGAGTGTCACAGACAGCAACAGCTGAGCGGGGGCTGCCCTGTAGCTCTGGGCCCCCGCCAACGCCTTGGGACAGCggggagctgggatggggccagcagggagctgtgctcacagccgTCCCGGTGTGACACCCCCAGCCCCCTGCACATCCCCACAGGGAGCTGTGTGGGCATCCCACGGGTGCGGGGTTTGGAGGAGCCAGAGCGGTGCTCGGggtgcagccccacaggcaGATTTGGGACTTCTCGAGGCCGCACACGTCCACACTCGGGCACCATCCAGCTCTGCCAAAGCGCCGCTCCACGGGACGGGCGCCGCGTCCTGATTGCAAATGGGCTCCGTCCGAGGGCTGGCAGCGGGCGGGGAGGGGAGCTGGCAGCCTTGATGCGCGGGCACCGGGATACGGGGATGGACAGAGCTGCCGCGGGGcagagccgagccgagccgagccgagccgagccgtgCCGCCCCGCGGTGGGCGGGCCGTGCCGTGCCGCGCTCCGCTATAAGGCGGCCCCGCAGCAGCGGTGGCCCCGCGATGCCATGTGCGTCCCGCGCtgcctcttcctccccctcctcctcttcctcccgcTGTTGGCGGCCCCCAGCCCCGCAGTGGCCCCGTCGGGGCGGCCCCGTGCCCGCCGAGGTCTCACCTACCCCGGGACGCTGTGGTGCGGCGCCGGGAGCAACGCGGACAGCTACGAGcagctgggtaaggagctgtgCCTAAACCCACCCCATGGTGAGACCTACCCCCCCAGTGCTGCTCCGCTCCCCAGCACAGAACCGGGGACCCATCTCCACCCCTATCCCCAGCTTTGTCCCTGTCCATTCATCTCTCTGCTATCCTATTCCCCAcgtgctgctcctctcccagcccTCTCCAGAGCGATCCCCCTACTGCTGCTGTCCAACACGCTCCGTACCCAGTCCTTACTCTGCTCTCAGCCCGGTCTCCATCCTGGTGCTCATCTCAGACCGATCCCAGCCCAACCCACTCCATCCTGATCAGCAGGGTGGTGCTGATCCAGCCCCAATCcccatcctgctgcctgccctcaTTCATCCCAGTCTGATCCCAGTGCCATTTCTGGTACAGTTCTGATCCCCATTCTTACCCAATGTGGCTTCTCCAGCCACCCATCCCCAATCCCAAACCCATTCCATCCGTGACCCTATCCCATCCCTGACCCCATCCAAGCTCTGATCTTGACCTCATCTCCAACTCTGATCCCATCCCCAACTCTGACCCCATTCCATCCCTTATCCAATTTCATCTCATCCCCAATTCCAACCCCATTCCAGCCCCCAATCCCACTGAAGCCCAAATCCTGACCCCATTTCAACCCTgaccccatcccagccccagtACTACTCCTTTCCATCCCTGACTTCATCCCATCTCTGATCCCTACCCCATTTCATCCCTGACTCCATCCCAGCTCCAATCCTGCTCCTTTCCATTCCTGACCTCATCCCATCCCTGATCCCAACCCCTTTTCATCCCTGACTCCATCTCAACATCATCCATCTCAACATCCATCTCCATCATTTCATCCCAGCTCCAATCTCAACCCCATCTCCAAATCTGACCCCATCCCAGCCCCTATCCGACTCCATCTCAgccccaatcccaacccccaATCCCACTGAAGCCCAAATCCTGACCCTATCTCAACTgaccccatcccagccccaatCTTGCTCCTTTCCATCCTGCCACCGTTTCCGATCCCAATCCTCACCCAGCgcagcccccatccccatccccaatCCCAACACCATCCCAGCTGCACgcagccccccccccagccctacCCTCGCCCTCACCCCACAGGTGAGCACCGTGACACCGACCGCTGCTGCCGTGACCATGACCACTGCCAGCACGTCATCCACCCCTTCACCTCCCGCTACGGTTACCGCAACCTGCGCTGGCACACCATCAGCCACTGCGACTGCGACCGCCGGTGAGCAGCCCTGACCCCCATAGTTGAGATTGGGGGGGGATGGCAGCGGGGTTCTCCCCCTCCTGACCCTCCTTTGGGTGCAGGCTGAAGGAGTGCCTGCAGCAGGTGAACGACACGGCGTCGCGCGTGGTGGGACAGGCGTTCTTCAACGTCATCCAGGTGCCGTGCTTCGAGTTTGCCTACAAGGAGGAGTGCGTGCAGCCGTACCTCTACGTGTGGTGAGTGACACCCCCTGGTTTGGGATCTGCTGTTGCTGTCTCTGACCCGTGCTGTCTCGCTGTCCCCAGGTGCAGGGCGTACAACACGGTGGCCGTGGCGGTGCCCAAGGAGCCGGTGCTGTATGAGTTTGGTGGGGAGCTCATCGACAGGGCGGCGTGGCCTGGGGGGGAACCCCTGGATCCCCCAGCTGTGAAAGCGAGGAAAAGgatgaaggagaagaggaagaaggggaaaagttTGAAGAAGAGCCCTTCTGGAATTGGGGAGCTGAGCCACGCCGCATCCAtcccccccattgcccccagcTCAGGGGGACAgggcagcaggaagaggaggaggaaggagaggaacagaaagaagaggcTGAAAAGCAACACTGAGGCAGCGTGAGCCCCACGCCCACCCTGTGGGGGCCCTGGTTGTGTTAATGAATAAAGTGGGTAATGAGCAGCCACTGAAGTGCttgggggtctggggggtgAGAGCCACGGCGGGGCCAGAGAGGGGGGATATGGGGCAGTGGTGCCCATCCGACACACGGGTCTGGTCCTGGTGTATGACAGCAAGGAAGAACCCAAGGTCTGCAGGGCCGTGTGAGGAAGAGATACGTGGGCTCCAGCTGCACCTCATCGCTCACACTGGCTCTGGTTGTGGCTCTGAGGATGGCAGTCACAGCAGTGCACAGGGCTgagccgttccccttcctgccccATCAGGgatgctgtgagcacagcacagatgcAGGATGCACAGACAGGCCGGATTCAGGCAGTTTCCCAAAAGTAGAACTTTTTAATTGGgaaaactaaaaacaaagaGGGCCGGAAAGGAGCCGACAGCACTCAGTCagccccccccccgcccctcctCAGTATGGCTCCGGTAAAGAGCTGCTCCCAGTCAGAATCCTGCCATCgaatttcatgaaataaaaaagaaagaaagaaaatagcgGAAGGTTAtagcagggctgccccccacccagGCAGGCAGAGGCCCCATCCCACCCTTGCGGGGCTGCAGATCGCGATGGCAGCCCCGAAACGGGAGCGCATGGCTCAGTGTCTGCTTTgtcccctgtgctgctgccattcTTCAGGAGCATTTACATGCAAAAAGCCCTTTGTTGAAGCGGGGCTGCGGTTCTTGCTCATTTCCTAGCGAAGAGGAGGCGAACCGGGAGCCCCGGGAGAAACAAAGGCTCTGCATCCATAGAAAACCCTCACtaacaaaagaggaaaggagaaaagtgtGCAGCAAAGAAAACTTTCCAGTTCAGAACCATCTCTCcattgcactgcagctgctcccgCTGGGACCGCAGCTCCGTGCTTCCAGCCCAGGGGTCTCTCGCAGGCAGTGAGAGCTGTGAGCTCAGGCAGTGCCTGCTCTGTGGGTGCGACGTCTGGACGTATCTGTTTTGATCAGCTTCACACAAATCAGCTTCTCTGCAGAAGTTTCAGCCTCCAAGCACCACAGGAAGGAGGAGCAGTGACTTCCACCACCTTCCACGGCAAATCCGTCGCTAAGAGAGGGC
The Lagopus muta isolate bLagMut1 chromosome 20, bLagMut1 primary, whole genome shotgun sequence genome window above contains:
- the PROCA1 gene encoding protein PROCA1, which encodes MCVPRCLFLPLLLFLPLLAAPSPAVAPSGRPRARRGLTYPGTLWCGAGSNADSYEQLGEHRDTDRCCRDHDHCQHVIHPFTSRYGYRNLRWHTISHCDCDRRLKECLQQVNDTASRVVGQAFFNVIQVPCFEFAYKEECVQPYLYVWCRAYNTVAVAVPKEPVLYEFGGELIDRAAWPGGEPLDPPAVKARKRMKEKRKKGKSLKKSPSGIGELSHAASIPPIAPSSGGQGSRKRRRKERNRKKRLKSNTEAA